The window TCGCGGGAGGAACAGGcggagaggagcaggaggagccCCGGGCCGCGCCGGCCCCGCCTCCTCTCTGCCCTAGGAGCTCCCACCGCTAGGAGAGCCTCCCCAGCCCCCGCGCGGCAGGCCGGGCCCCCGTGCCTCCTCCCCGCCGGCACCCCGCACTCGGTGATTGGCTGGCGCCGCGGGTCCCTGGCACGCGCCTGTGGATGTAGTTATAAGAATCCTCGCGTGCCGGCCCTCAGCTGCAGCAAGTCGGCCACAGCCCTCCCCACCGCTGCGCGGGCGCCGCCAGAGCGCAGCAGCCGCAGCACTCCAGGGAGGCCGGGGGTGGGAAGCGGGCGGGCCAGCCCCACTGCCTCCCGCGCAGGAcccaggagaaagggagggagaaggctGCCAGACGAGCAAGAACTGCAACGTCAAACTTCTAGAGAACCATCTCAGGCCACCAGTCCCTCCCTCGGGCCCACGGCAGCGCAGAGCATGGACGCCGTGCTGCTAGAGCACTTCCCCGGGGGCCTGGACGCCTTCCCGTCTCCTTACTTTGACGAGGAGGACTTCTTCACCGACCAGTCCTCTCGGGACCCTCTGGAAGACGGCGATGAGTTGCTGGCGGAAGAGCAGGCCGAGGTGGAGTTCCTCAGTCACCAGCTGCACGAATATTGCTACCGCGACGGGGCGTGCCTGCTGTTGCAGCCCGCGCCTTCAGCTGCCCCGCTCGCGCTCGCCCCGCCGCCCTCCGGGGGGCCAGGGGAGCCCGACGACGGCGGCGGCGGCTACTGCCTCGAGGCGGGGGCGCCCCCCGGCGGTTTCCCTTACTCGCCGGGCTCGCCGCCGTCGTGCCTGGCCTACCCGTGCGCCGGGGCGGCCGTGCTGTCCCCGGGGGCCCGGCTACGCGGCCTGAGCGGAGCGGCGGCCGCGCGAAGGCGGCGGCGGGTGCGCTCGGAGGCCGAGCTGCAGCAGCTGCGACAGGCTGCCAACGTGCGCGAGCGGCGGCGCATGCAGTCCATCAACGACGCCTTCGAGGGTCTGCGCTCGCACATTCCCACGCTGCCCTACGAGAAGCGCCTCTCTAAGGTGGACACGCTGCGCCTGGCCATAGGTTACATCAATTTTCTCAGCGAGCTGGTGCAGGCCGACCTGCCCCTGCGCGGCGGCGGCGCCGGTGTTGGCGGGGGacccggcggcggcggccgccTGGGCGGGGACAGCCCTGGCAGCCAGGCCCACAAGGTCATCATCTGCCATCGGGGCACGCGTAAGTGCGTCCGCATTCCAGCTCGGAAAGACGGGGGTGGGCATGGGAAGGTCCTGGAGGGACTAGATGAACAGACCGACAAGCCGTCCAACGGATAGATGGTCCGTGGGCACCGGCGACCTTGAGCTCGAGCTGGCGTTTCTCAGATTTTTTCTGCCACTTTGACCGCAGCTCAGAGGGAAGGCCTCGATGGACTTGCAGCTCCTGGGGTTCcggggagggggtgctgggggCTTGAGGGGTGGAGGAAGAGTGTCATTCCAATGTAACCTAAGACGCCTATCGAGGTGCTGGGGAGGAAATCTTAAAGAACCGGAGGGCTCCACTGGGAGTAGAGTTGGACATTCacagtctgttttctcttttcacttcctcAGGGTCCCCCTCTCCCAGCGACCCGGATTATGGCCTCCCTCCCCTTGCAGGACACTCTCTTTCATGGACTGATGAAAagcaactgaaagaacaaaatattatcCGAACAGCCAAAGTGTGGACCCCAGAGGACCCCAGAAAACTCAACAGCAAATCTTCCTTCAACAACATAGAAAATGAACCGCCCTTTGAGTTTGTGTCCTGAGAAATCCCAGACTTGCCTGAGGATCTGATTATGTCTCTGTGCATATtgtacatgtaaatatttataatgtaaatgTAATTTAAGAATCACATTTTTCTAATGGCAATCAActgttatttatctatttattatgcTATCAAGTTAATGAAATTGatgatctttttaaatatataatttatataatttatcctgattttctaaaaatatgcaATAGCCTATGATTTCCCCCAGCACCTTTGGCAGAACTTTGCATTGTTGGAAGAACTCTGGCCAGAAAACTTCATGATAATTTATTGTCAGATGTGGTTTATTTCTAAGCGatgttaataaatgttatttacacATTTTCCTGAAAGTTGTTTAATACATGATGAGGGTAGTAGTTATATCTCTAAAAAGAATTAACCCACTCTGGTAACTAGACCAGAGACTCAAAATGCAGCTACCTAGTAAGAAAccacattttaataagatttagCTTAAAAGGAGGGCGTTAGAGGGTGAAGGATGTCCAACTCTATTCCCAGTGCTCAGCTCTCTTAAGAGCAACCTTCATCTGCACCGCCTGCCCTAAATAGTGACTTGCCTGTATTTTTAGCCTAGCTTCCAAACACCCTATGCGGCAAGTAGGTCGTGCTGTCtttagtatttccatttttcGGAGAGGAAAAGCTGAGGCTCCGAGACGATGTTTGCCTTACCCAAGGTCACCGACCCTGCCTAATTATAGTGTACGAAGTGAATGCTCTGTGTGCGGTGGGAACAGGAGGCTAGTTTCTGGCATGACCTAGGGAAGGGGTCTTTCTGCTTTCGTGGGCTGTACAGAAAGGGCTGCTCTTGAGCTGCCCTGTGGCCTATCCCTTCTGCAGCATCAGGTACATGGAACTCTGACGTAACCTCTTAAAGGAGATGGGGCAGGGGACGGTGGGTGCTGAGACCGGAAGATCCCTCGGATGCCTCCCAACAAAATCCAGGGTCTTTTAGGTGGGTGAGAAGGACCATGTCCTCTCCTTCATCCACTTCTGCAAAGGCTTATTTCTAAAACTGATTGCATTTTGCCTCCGACAGAATCTCGTCTTCCTTGGCAAACCGACTGGGGAGAAGGCCAGCCTCGAGCGGAGGGCGCAGGTTCGCCCCCTAGCGACCGGGAGAAACTCGAGGGCGCGGCTGGGGTAGCTCAGCCGGAAGCCCTGGAAACCCCGTCTGCCGCGACTCTCCTCCGCTACCACGCTTTCCCTGCATTCCCGGAGTTTTCCGGTGTCTGTCGGAGCTCCGGCTTGCGGCGGCTGAGCGGGGACCCGCGCGCGCTCTGACGCCGTGGGAGTGAAGGGAAGGCGCAGAACGGGGTCACGCGCGGGAGGCGCGCGCTTTCCCGCGGAACCGCCGTTCCCGCACGACGCAGCCCCAGGCCCGGCGATGGGCTACTCCGCCCTGGCCCCGTCCTAGTCCTGCTAGGTACAATCAGGAACTCCCCGGTACCCGTGGCCCTGCTGAAGGACAATATGTCGGCAGCATGCTAATTGCTTTAACCTAGTTTCAGACCCACCGAGGGGTTCCCCGCGCACCGCGGGTGCCATGGATGTCGTCCAAGAGCAATTAAAGCAAGGCCGCAAGCCCGACCCCGCAGCGCGGCCCAGTCAGACACGCGGAGATTCTGGGTCGCGAAGCGCCGAGGAGGCTCTTTGCCGTGGACCCTCTTACCCCTTTCAGCCTTCGCGGCCTTCCCCTAAAAGATGGAGATTTCACACTGGAGAGAatttgggaaggagagaaaataattcGATGTTGACCTGTATTAGGGCCTCATTAAACACGAAAGTTGCTTTTGCACAAATGCTTCTATCAGGCATGTAATCTCATTACACTCATTAGAAAGTCAAATGTTAGGCAGACTTCTAATTATAAGTTATGTAAGTATTGTACCATTTCCTTGGGCTGTGTAGACCTACGTTTCAATTGGATTGGGTAATGTGGCACTCGGCAGTTAAAACACTACAATCATTGTGATGTGGCACCTTTTATTTTGTGTGCCACTTTTTTTGTGATTCAATGCTTCAACACATCCTTTAGTGCGGTGCAGATGAAGCGGAAGAGCCGGGCTGAGCCTGTAAAACACCAGGGTCTCTATCTTGTCACTCTTCTGTCCTCACTTGGCAAGTCCCTTTAAACACAACCTTCAAAGAGACTGACAGCttctttttatttactcataATCTATTCATTCTAGTGtagcaattctttaaaaaatgcggCAGTAAAAGCAGAACAAACGTATCATTTCAGAGTCTCCTTTGGCGTCAGACAGGACTGAGCTGCACTTGGTGCTCCTTGTGGCAGCGCCAGGCTGGAAAGCCTCTGGCCTGGGGCATCTATGGCCAGTAAATACAGCAGCCTGACACTGGAAGGACCAGTGTAAGGGCAGTTTGCATGACTGGTTGATTCAGAGTTCTTCTAAGTTGACACTTTtcttccaacttaaaaaaaaaaatgtgtatgaaaataGTTGACATTTATCAATTATCCTGGATGACTATGGAGGCCCTTTGCTCAGCCTTCCTTTTCTGAACACTTGTCAGTCCCTGTGCTGAAACCCAGCCTGGGACCACCAGGGCAAAGAGTTTAGTCCTCCCTGGCTGCCCTTGTCCATTTAGCATAATAAAGAAGCTGCAAACCCAGAACAGGGTGCATTTTATAAACTCTACTGGTGAGCTGGCTAAAATCATTTCCCCAGTGGTCTAGCCTCCACCGACAGTGGttagagaaagggaggaaatacTGGAGAGGGTTTCATAAAGATTTCTGAGGAGAGAGTTTGGGTGGGGTGCACTACCTTCCCCCCAACACCTTACCATCTTCCACTAAATACACCTCAATTTCAGCCCAGCTGGCTGGTCTACATCCCAGGTTGCTCTGCCATTCTGCCTTGGTGTCAGAGTGCCAATGACTCTACTTAATAAAAGCCCCTTCTACCCATCCCTCTCTTTTCCCTACATTTCTGGTGGGCATTAGGGTCAAGGTCCTCTCATCGCTGCCTTGTAAGATATTACACATCATGAAAAGGTGGTTTTCTATTTTCAGAGGCTGGGCACCTGAAGCACCATAcctcttccctttgtttttcatcagggAATTCACAGGAGGTGGAGGTaagagggggtggggtggctcCTAAAGGGGGAGCAGAAGGGAGgtaagaggaggagaggagaaccACATCCCCATCCTGGGCTGGGTGGCCTCTGGGATGGAGCCCCCTTGTGGACCCTTTTCCTTCCCAAGAAAGAACACTATGGATTAATTAAAAGCCCTCATAAAAAGTGGAATTCTGGAGCCTATAGGTCTTGTATGGCAGAAAAAGTAGGTGGGAAAGAGATTGagtcccccaccccaggctgggaGCGCAGCGCATAAAGAGCCTTGTTGGAACCCCTGTGAAATTGGCTGTGGGGGATTCCCAGGACTGCTCATCTGCCAGTACCAGGATTAACACCCTTCCATGGAAAGGGTGTGAAGCCTCTTAAATCCATAAACTCATCCCATTTTCGTTAATGGGCCTTTGCACTGGCACCGAGTACCAGCTGCGAGGTTGAACAAACACCAGTTGAGCACTCCCTGGCGAACCTTCCTCGCCCTCCCCTCTCACTGCCTTTCCGAAGCCTTCTGCAGCCTGTGGGAATGGCCCTAAATAATTCCACAACCAATTGCGTTTTTGAGATCTGGAACCACTGGTAGGAAGCGATTCCCACGACAGGATGTGGGGTCTGGCCAACAGGTGTTCGGATTTGGCCCAGGGAGATGGGGAAACCCAGGGAGGGAGACAGGCCTGCCAGAAAGCAGGCTGCTGAGGGCCTCCCGGCTTTACAGGCCGTGGAAGCCGCAGACAATCGAAATGATATCTTTATTGCTAGGTTCATGTCCTGGGCTATAACATATCAATCCCTGTCGTGGTTCTCTAGGATGCACCTGGTATTTCAAACTTGTTCTTTTTGTGCTTCTGGGTCCTGGGCTGCAGCTGCCTACAACAAGCAAAGAGAGAGGCCCTTACAATGTCTCCAAGACGTGTTGGCATGGTTTGCCTGTCTTTAATGTACCATTAACTATTGTCTTTACACAATATGGGAACTGTAAAGCATGACATGTgttataataaaacacattttcaatgaTACACTTGGACTTGAGTCTGGGGTGCTGCAAACAAACAGGCCCAAATCTTGTTTTGTCTCCCTTGCTAAGCCTACTGGCAATTAAACTTAAGACCACTGTCTCCCCCCCTCCTGA of the Rhinolophus sinicus isolate RSC01 linkage group LG02, ASM3656204v1, whole genome shotgun sequence genome contains:
- the PTF1A gene encoding pancreas transcription factor 1 subunit alpha — translated: MDAVLLEHFPGGLDAFPSPYFDEEDFFTDQSSRDPLEDGDELLAEEQAEVEFLSHQLHEYCYRDGACLLLQPAPSAAPLALAPPPSGGPGEPDDGGGGYCLEAGAPPGGFPYSPGSPPSCLAYPCAGAAVLSPGARLRGLSGAAAARRRRRVRSEAELQQLRQAANVRERRRMQSINDAFEGLRSHIPTLPYEKRLSKVDTLRLAIGYINFLSELVQADLPLRGGGAGVGGGPGGGGRLGGDSPGSQAHKVIICHRGTRSPSPSDPDYGLPPLAGHSLSWTDEKQLKEQNIIRTAKVWTPEDPRKLNSKSSFNNIENEPPFEFVS